The sequence ATCCACTCACAAACTTTTGCTGAAAAGCTATAGCGACcaattacatacattggtaggattgaccagtggcgtagcgtgggttgtcagcacccggggcaaggcaagtaatttgcgccccctaacccgtggatttgcgccccctaacccccagatgttgcgcccggtgcggccggccccccccctgcaccccccacgctacgccactgggattgACAGAAAAATTGTAGTAAAAAATTGAACTTTGGATCGACAAAGGATTTAtaaaaaaatagagttatgaaagagatgcagagggggaaatccacAATGGGAGGGGGAAGTCCAAAGGGATTATGTGTTTATGaatttaattcatttgtttatgtaaaatagaaaatgcaaaaataaaattgaaaaaaaggaaaaggcggCGGGTGATATTCAAATGTTCTTCAAGAAACAAAAATGTTGCTTAAAATGTGAAGAGGTGACTAAACACAACTGTAGGACTTTAATGTTGGGTTCACAGCTGCTTTGCATTTGAAATAAGCACCAGAGGCTGATCCACCAACACTTGCCTTCtccagttagctcagttggttaggtgCTGGTAATACCTaagtcgggacgcgggtggcgctgtgggtaaaagcctcagcgcctagggcttgccgatcaaaaggtcggcggttcgaatccctgcggcggggtgcgctcccgttgcttggtcccagcgcctgccaacctagcagtttgaaagcacccccgggtgcaagtagataaatagggaccacttactggcgggaaggtaaacagcgtttccgtgtgctgtgctggctcgccagatgcagctttgtcacgctggccacgtgacccggaagtgtctccagacagcgctggcccccggcctcttaagtgagatggacgcacaaccctagagtctgtcaagactggcccgtacgggcaggggtacctttacctttacctttaataccaaAGTCGCAGTTTCAATCCCCATACAGACcacctgcatattcttgcatggcagggagttggactagatgactctcggggccACTCCAACTCTATGATGATATGAACTCTAGAATTAGTTAGCTCTGCCTTCCAttggctctagcgccacctactgttggcctccctgccaattccaatggacaccagccacctCAGGAGAGAAGTCTATTTCTCTCTTCCACGGCTAACTgtgcttctccttttcctttttcaggCAAGTATACATCATGGCTGAGGACCATCTGGAAGTGGTCACTGAGTATCTCTATGAAGAGCAGGCCATAATGTGCGAGAAAACAGACATCCAGGCATTTGGCAAAGTCTTTCTGCCCATACTGTATGCCCTTGTGTTCACCGTAGGGCTGGTTGGAAACGGCCTGGTGGTTCTGACCATCGTGCAAGGTGGGCGTCAAAAGAGCGTCACTGACATATTTCTCCTGAACTTGGCCATTTGTGATCTCCTTTTTGTCATTTCTCTTCCCTTTTGGGCTTCTTACATCGTAAAAGGTTGGACACTCGGGAACATTCCGTGTCGGATCGTTTCCTCTTTCTACTCCGTGGGCTTGTACGGAGGGATGTTTTTCATCACTGTCATAAGCATTGATCGGTACTTTGCTATCGTCCGGGCAACCTGCATCATGAAAGCCAGAACAATCCGACATGGATCTCTCACTAGCCTTGCAGTCTGGACCTTGGCCATTTTGTTTGCAGCTCCCCATTTCGTGTTCATCCGAAATATAGGTAGAGAATGCACTTCTCTGTATCCTGAACACCTTGAGGAAATCTGGCCCATTTTCACTTACATAGAATATAATGTCATTGGTTTCCTTCTCCCACTGTGCATCATGAGTTTCTGCTACCTGATGATCGTCAAAACCTTGATGTCCTGCAAAAATCACCGGAAAAGAAGAGCCATGAAGCTGATTTTATTAGTGGTTGTTGTGTTCTTCCTGTTCTGGACTCCATACCACATATCACTTTTTCTGCAGATATTGAGGCTCTCCGATTTCTTTCATAGCTGCAGCTCAAGGAGGCTTTTAGATTACACCATGCAAATCACCGAATCGCTGGCTTTCAGCCACTGCTGCCTTAATCCCATCATCTATGCTTTCGCCGGTGAAAAATTCAGAAAGAAGCTTTCTCGCTTGGCTCTCAGATGTGTCTCGTTCTTTTTTTTCTGTGCGCCTTGCGATAGAGCTCCCGTTCCCGTTCCAGAGgtcaccataaccagcaaccatACACAGAACACCAGTGACCAAGATGGCTCCATCCTTCTGTGATTGCTCCCTGAAGAATATTTTGTATACTGAATGCTAGCCTACAATTTGACCTAGATGTGAGTGAGCGAATAGGGTTGGGCCCAAAGATCCATCCATGGGGAAAACGTCATGGGCTTCCCCTGTGAAGGGAGCAAAATGTACCTCTGTCCAATTTTCTGCTCTCTTCCCCTTCTGCTCCTTGCCAGAGGCTCTGGATCTCTGGGAACCATTAATTGCAAGTTGAGGGGGgctgagagggggggaaagggagcagGAAATGTCACTTCTAGCTGCCCCCTTTTAGGGACAGATCTCTGGATTCATTTGTATACATCCCATAGGTTTCAATATTCATGTTCTGCCACTAAGAAccagaaatgtgtatatatatatatttgaggaCTGGATAGGATTGTGGAAAGTGAATTTGAAATTTACCAATTGTATAttgttgaaggagaattacatgaaaatgatgtacagatggtatatcaccccagtaaaattggcaaaaatgtata is a genomic window of Podarcis muralis chromosome 12, rPodMur119.hap1.1, whole genome shotgun sequence containing:
- the LOC114607556 gene encoding CX3C chemokine receptor 1-like translates to MAEDHLEVVTEYLYEEQAIMCEKTDIQAFGKVFLPILYALVFTVGLVGNGLVVLTIVQGGRQKSVTDIFLLNLAICDLLFVISLPFWASYIVKGWTLGNIPCRIVSSFYSVGLYGGMFFITVISIDRYFAIVRATCIMKARTIRHGSLTSLAVWTLAILFAAPHFVFIRNIGRECTSLYPEHLEEIWPIFTYIEYNVIGFLLPLCIMSFCYLMIVKTLMSCKNHRKRRAMKLILLVVVVFFLFWTPYHISLFLQILRLSDFFHSCSSRRLLDYTMQITESLAFSHCCLNPIIYAFAGEKFRKKLSRLALRCVSFFFFCAPCDRAPVPVPEVTITSNHTQNTSDQDGSILL